The following proteins are co-located in the Dietzia timorensis genome:
- a CDS encoding ABC transporter ATP-binding protein, with amino-acid sequence MMRAFGEENKNGTYDRAVFTRENLRRVGGFARPHSRKIAIFLVTSVFSALVVVAAPLLAGRVVDEIVAGGALTTVVLLAVAIAVFGLLEAFFGVINRLLSSQIGEGLIFQLRSAVFRHVQRMPVAFFMRTRTGALVSRLNNDVLGAQRAFANTLSGVVSSFVQLVLTLLVMGSLSWQVTLLTLLIVPIFLIPARYMGRRLAAMRREANDLNATMNDQMTERFNAGGATLVKLMGEPEAEAGEFDARAGRVRDIGVRTGFAMGVFMSSLTLLSTLALAVVYGVGGWSALSGGLEAGSVVSLALLLTRLYAPLTTLSNARVEIMSAMVSFERVFEVLDLDPLIDEAPDAVDVPSGPVSVEYDDVRFSYPSAEKVSLASLEDVAVLDNRGGEEILHGIDFRAEPGEVIALVGSSGSGKSTLASLMPRLYDVDSGAIRVGGVDVRDATKASLRRTVGMVTQDGHLFHDTVRANLRIAKTEASDTEIWDALRRARLLDTVEELPDGLDTVIGDRGYRLSGGERQRLTIARLLLQEPAVVVLDEATSALDSTNEAAIQEALNEAMADRTALVIAHRLSTVRAASEILVLEDGYVVERGTHTELLAAEGRYAELYHVQFADESLAEFGAAEFESEIGQYLD; translated from the coding sequence ATGATGCGAGCCTTTGGCGAGGAAAATAAGAACGGCACCTACGACCGCGCCGTGTTCACCCGCGAGAACCTCCGCCGAGTCGGCGGCTTTGCCAGGCCCCACTCGCGAAAGATCGCAATTTTCCTTGTGACCTCGGTGTTCAGTGCGCTCGTCGTTGTAGCCGCTCCGCTGCTCGCCGGCCGCGTGGTCGACGAGATCGTCGCCGGGGGCGCGCTGACGACGGTCGTGCTTTTGGCCGTGGCGATCGCGGTATTCGGCCTCCTGGAAGCATTCTTCGGCGTCATCAATCGGCTGCTCTCCTCGCAGATCGGCGAGGGATTAATCTTCCAATTGCGCAGCGCGGTGTTCCGCCACGTGCAGCGGATGCCCGTCGCGTTCTTCATGCGCACGCGTACCGGCGCGCTGGTGAGCCGACTCAACAACGACGTGCTCGGCGCGCAACGCGCCTTCGCGAATACGCTGTCCGGGGTCGTGTCGAGCTTCGTCCAGCTCGTGCTCACGCTTCTCGTGATGGGTTCGCTGTCGTGGCAGGTGACTCTGCTGACGCTGCTCATCGTGCCGATTTTTCTGATCCCCGCGCGCTACATGGGTCGGCGTCTGGCCGCGATGCGGCGGGAGGCGAACGACCTCAACGCGACGATGAACGACCAGATGACCGAGCGCTTCAACGCCGGCGGCGCCACTCTCGTCAAGCTCATGGGCGAGCCGGAGGCCGAGGCCGGGGAGTTCGATGCCCGTGCCGGCCGGGTCCGCGATATCGGGGTGCGCACCGGCTTTGCGATGGGCGTGTTCATGAGTTCGCTGACGCTGCTGTCGACGCTGGCGCTGGCCGTCGTCTATGGCGTCGGCGGCTGGAGCGCGCTGTCCGGCGGGCTGGAGGCCGGCTCGGTCGTCTCGCTCGCCCTGCTGCTCACCAGGCTTTACGCGCCGCTGACGACGCTGTCGAACGCGCGCGTGGAGATCATGAGCGCGATGGTGTCCTTCGAGAGGGTCTTCGAGGTGCTGGATCTCGATCCGCTCATCGACGAGGCCCCCGACGCGGTGGACGTGCCCAGCGGCCCGGTGTCGGTGGAATACGACGACGTCCGCTTCAGCTACCCGTCGGCCGAGAAGGTATCGCTCGCCTCGCTCGAGGACGTCGCCGTGCTCGACAATCGTGGCGGCGAGGAGATCCTCCACGGCATCGACTTCCGGGCCGAGCCCGGCGAGGTCATCGCCCTGGTCGGTTCGTCCGGGTCGGGAAAGTCGACTCTAGCCTCGTTGATGCCCAGGCTCTATGACGTCGACTCCGGCGCGATTCGCGTCGGCGGGGTGGACGTGCGCGACGCGACGAAGGCCTCGCTTCGCCGCACGGTGGGGATGGTGACCCAGGACGGCCACCTCTTCCACGACACCGTGCGCGCCAACCTGCGCATCGCGAAGACCGAAGCGTCCGACACCGAGATCTGGGATGCGCTGCGGCGCGCGCGGCTGCTCGACACCGTCGAGGAGCTTCCCGACGGACTCGACACGGTGATTGGCGACCGCGGCTACCGCCTCTCAGGAGGCGAGCGTCAGCGCCTCACCATCGCGAGGTTGCTGTTGCAGGAACCAGCCGTCGTAGTGCTCGACGAGGCGACCTCGGCGCTCGACTCGACCAACGAGGCGGCGATCCAGGAAGCTCTGAACGAGGCGATGGCAGATCGCACCGCGCTGGTTATCGCGCACCGGCTGTCCACGGTGCGCGCTGCCTCGGAGATTCTCGTGCTCGAGGACGGATATGTCGTCGAACGCGGCACGCACACCGAGCTCCTCGCCGCCGAAGGCCGCTACGCCGAGCTCTACCACGTGCAGTTCGCCGATGAGTCCCTCGCGGAGTTCGGAGCGGCCGAATTCGAGAGCGAGATCGGCCAGTACCTCGACTGA
- a CDS encoding MerR family transcriptional regulator: MRISDVARLAGVSARTIRHYHRLGILPEPARTAGDYRDYEIADLVRVMHIHYLSTAGIPLRSVPRFLDSGAESSEVTAEINVLSEALAERIEQLERQRERLAALAERAEAGQSIEPLPAEVRHALDMCIAEVEDDAGLVRYLKRERELFELLAISVPDSFPEAIVAEYRRIGRDAEARAAYLDLLTRFRDLENRAPSVVMPEIDALVGDLCRHESLRSLIVGASVDDGGDAGPSAEDLVSDPAQREVIERVLDRLSGDRR, encoded by the coding sequence ATGAGAATCAGCGACGTCGCGCGGTTGGCCGGTGTGAGTGCACGGACGATCCGGCACTATCACCGCCTGGGCATCCTGCCCGAGCCCGCGCGAACCGCCGGCGACTACCGGGACTACGAGATCGCCGACCTCGTCCGCGTGATGCACATCCACTACCTCTCGACTGCCGGCATCCCGCTGCGCTCGGTTCCGCGTTTCCTCGACTCCGGCGCCGAAAGCAGCGAGGTGACGGCCGAGATCAACGTGCTCTCCGAGGCGCTTGCCGAGCGCATCGAGCAACTGGAACGGCAGCGCGAGAGGCTCGCGGCCCTCGCCGAACGTGCCGAGGCCGGCCAGTCCATCGAGCCACTTCCTGCCGAGGTCCGGCACGCCCTCGATATGTGTATAGCAGAGGTCGAAGATGATGCCGGCCTGGTCCGATACCTCAAGAGGGAGCGCGAACTCTTCGAACTTCTCGCCATCTCCGTGCCCGACTCTTTCCCCGAAGCCATCGTCGCCGAATACCGCAGAATCGGCCGCGACGCCGAGGCTCGTGCCGCCTACCTGGACCTGCTCACGCGCTTTCGGGACCTCGAGAACAGAGCGCCGTCCGTCGTCATGCCTGAGATAGACGCGCTGGTGGGAGACCTGTGTAGGCATGAGAGCCTGCGTTCGCTCATTGTCGGCGCGTCGGTGGATGACGGCGGAGATGCCGGGCCCTCGGCGGAGGACCTCGTATCCGACCCGGCGCAACGGGAGGTCATCGAGCGGGTTCTCGATCGGCTGTCGGGGGATCGACGATGA
- a CDS encoding DUF4352 domain-containing protein, protein MLLPIAFVLGLVGLFLSGKTKGTSIAAVIISIVGTVVAAAVFAFVVADAFDDAFNGSGDVSVSGQGNENVMNALDSGVGEAGDSKELGSRENPAAIGQTLSNDDWDVTVNSFNPNASAEIAAENPFNEPPEPGFQYAIANVTFTYKGEGSEHVSSYPVAFVAEDGNVTRDFDRSVVTPDMLMGEVYAGGSATGNVALHIQEGKPGVLRIELGYFGDEVFVAVP, encoded by the coding sequence GTGCTCCTGCCGATCGCGTTTGTCCTCGGACTTGTCGGGCTCTTCCTGTCCGGAAAAACCAAGGGCACATCGATTGCCGCAGTCATCATTTCGATCGTCGGAACCGTTGTCGCCGCGGCGGTGTTCGCATTCGTCGTTGCCGATGCTTTCGACGATGCGTTCAACGGAAGCGGCGACGTCTCAGTCTCGGGGCAGGGGAACGAAAACGTCATGAACGCCTTGGATTCAGGCGTGGGCGAAGCGGGTGACTCCAAGGAATTGGGATCACGCGAGAATCCTGCCGCAATCGGGCAGACACTCAGCAACGACGATTGGGACGTGACGGTCAATAGCTTCAACCCGAATGCTTCTGCAGAGATCGCAGCCGAAAACCCGTTCAATGAACCTCCGGAACCAGGCTTTCAATATGCGATCGCAAACGTCACATTCACTTACAAAGGCGAAGGTTCCGAACACGTGAGTTCGTATCCCGTGGCATTCGTTGCCGAAGACGGAAACGTCACTCGGGATTTCGACCGCTCTGTTGTTACTCCGGACATGCTGATGGGCGAGGTATACGCCGGTGGTTCGGCCACGGGCAACGTGGCGCTACACATCCAAGAGGGAAAGCCCGGCGTTTTGCGTATCGAATTGGGATACTTCGGCGACGAGGTATTCGTCGCGGTGCCGTAG